The following coding sequences are from one Chaetodon trifascialis isolate fChaTrf1 chromosome 24, fChaTrf1.hap1, whole genome shotgun sequence window:
- the LOC139351981 gene encoding ras-related and estrogen-regulated growth inhibitor, with protein sequence MVPVKLLILGAQNTGKTALCVRFITRRFIGEYDHKKEVTYRCSRAVDQEAVDLEILDIACKQSSVASLESSIRWADGFLLLYSITQRFSFLEVPPIKKLIDQTKQSLVVPTVLIANKADLEIGREVTTEEGQRMAKDLRCGFRELSVAEAVSAVEAAVFQLIRLVLDQQRPLPDRRSYMLTVRHALTRKLTRSKTMQW encoded by the exons ATGGTTCCAGTGAAACTCCTCATTCTGGGAGCTCAGAACACTGGAAAAACAG CACTGTGTGTTCGTTTCATAACCAGGCGCTTCATCGGTGAATACGACCATAAAAAGG AGGTGACCTACAGATGCAGTCGGGCGGTGGACCAAGAAGCTGTTGATCTGGAGATTTTGGACATAGCTTGTAAG cagagctCTGTGGCCTCTCTGGAGTCCTCCATCCGCTGGGCAGATGGTTTCCTGCTGCTCTACTCCATCACACAACGCTTCAGCTTCCTGGAGGTCCCTCCAATCAAGAAGCTCATCGACCAAACCAAGCAGAGTCTGG tTGTTCCGACAGTGCTGATCGCCAATAAGGCTGACTTGGAGATTGGCAGGGAGGTGACGACggaggagggacagagaatGGCCAAGGATTTAAG gtgtggtTTCAGGGAGCTGTCGGTGGCAGAAGCTGTGTCAGCTGTAGAGGCAGCAGTGTTTCAGCTCATCAG GCTGGTCTTGGATCAGCAGCGCCCTCTACCTGACCGTCGCTCCTACATGCTGACTGTTCGCCACGCTCTGACCCGGAAACTGACCCGATCGAAGACCATGCAGTGGTGA
- the LOC139327842 gene encoding radixin-like, producing MPKPINVRVTTMDAELEFAIQPNTTGKQLFDQVVKTVGLREVWFFGLQYVDSKGYITWLKLNKKVTQQDVKKENPLQFKFRAKFFPEDVSEELIQEITQRLFFLQVKEAILNDENYCPPETAVLLASYAVQAKYGDYNKDVHKPGYLTHDRLLPQRVLEQHKLTKEQWEDRIQTWHEEHRGMLREDSMMEYLKIAQDLEMYGVNYFEIKNKKGTQLWLGVDALGLNIYEHEDKLTPKIGFPWSEIRNISFNDKKFVIKPIDKKAPDFVFYAPRLRINKRILALCMGNHELYMRRRKPDTIEVQQMKAQAREEKHHKQMERAQLENEKKKREYAEKEKERIEREKDELMERLRQIEEQTMRAQKELEEQTRRARELEQERMRAREEAERLEKERRAAEEAKAELAKQAADQQKNQEQLASELAEFTAKISLLEEAKRKKDNEAIEWQHKALTAQEDLEKAKEELKTAVTVMPAPLGGNAESEHDEQDENHAEASAELSNEGVSQLDLRSEEARVTEAQKNERVKQQLQTLSSELAQARDETKKTQNDVLHAENVKAGRDKYKTLRQIRQGNTKQRIDEFESM from the exons ATCAACGTCCGTGTGACCACCATGGATGCAGAGCTGGAGTTTGCCATCCAGCCTAATACCACAGGAAAACAGCTCTTTGACCAG GTGGTGAAGACGGTGGGACTGCGGGAGGTGTGGTTCTTTGGTCTACAGTATGTGGACAGTAAAGGCTACATCACCTGGCTCAAACTCAATAAGAAG GTGACCCAGCAGGACGTGAAGAAAGAGAACCCTCTGCAGTTTAAATTCAGAGCCAAGTTCTTCCCTGAGGATGTCTCAGAGGAGCTGATCCAGGAGATCACCCAGAGACTCTTCTTCCTGCAG GTGAAGGAAGCCATCCTGAATGATGAGAACTACTGTCCCCCAGAGACAGCAGTGCTGCTGGCATCATATGCTGTCCAGGCCAAATATGGAGACTACAACAAAGATGTGCACAAGCCTGGGTACCTTACCCATGACAGGCTGCTGCCTCAGAG AGTCCTGGAGCAGCACAAGCTGACCAAGGAGCAGTGGGAGGACAGGATACAGACTTGGCATGAAGAGCACAGAGGAATGCTCAG agAGGACTCTATGATGGAATATCTGAAAATCGCCCAGGACTTGGAGATGTACGGCGTCAACTACTTTGAGATCAAAAACAAGAAGGGCACACAGCTGTGGCTGGGCGTAGATGCCCTTGGCCTCAACATCTACGAACACGAAGACAA GTTGACACCAAAGATTGGCTTCCCCTGGAGTGAGATTCGCAACATCTCTTTCAATGACAAGAAGTTTGTCATCAAACCTATTGACAAGAAAGCCCCC GACTTTGTGTTTTACGCCCCGCGACTGCGCATCAACAAGCGCATCTTGGCATTGTGTATGGGCAACCACGAGTTGtacatgaggaggagaaagccCGACACCATCGAGGTGCAGCAGATGAAAGCTCAGGCCCGGGAGGAGAAGCACCACAAACAGATGGAGAG GGCTCAGCTGGAGAATGAGAAGAAAAAGCGCGAGTATGCcgagaaagagaaggagaggataGAGCGTGAGAAAGACGAGCTCATGGAGAGGCTGAGGCAGATTGAAGAGCAGACGATGAGAGCTCAGAAAG AGCTCGAGGAACAGACTCGCCGGGCCAGGGAGCTGGAACAGGAGAGAATGAGGGCGAGGGAGGAGGCCGAGaggctggagaaagagaggcgTGCTGCTGAGGAGGCCAAGGCAGAGCTGGCCAAACAGGCAGCAGACCAGCAGAAGAACCAGGAAcaactg GCTTCTGAACTGGCTGAATTCACAGCCAAGATCTCCCTCCTGGAGGAAGCCAAGAGGAAGAAAGATAATGAGGCCATAGAATGGCAGCACAAG GCCCTGACAGCCCAGGAGGACCTGGAAAAGGccaaggaggagctgaagactGCAGTGACGGTGATGCCAGCGCCTCTGGGCGGCAATGCCGAGAGCGAGCACGATGAGCAGGATGAGAACCACGCAGAGGCCAGCGCCGAGCTCTCCAACGAGGGCGTCAGCCAGCTCGACCTCCGCAGCGAAGAGGCGCGTGTCACCGAGGCTCAGAAGAACGAGAgggtcaaacagcagctgcag ACGTTAAGTTCAGAGTTGGCCCAGGCCAGAGACGAAACCAAGAAGACACAGAACGACGTGCTCCACGCCGAGAACGTGAAAGCAGGCCGAGACAAATACAAAACGCTGCGCCAGATCCGACAGGGCAACACGAAGCAGCGCATCGATGAGTTTGAGTCCATGTGA
- the LOC139327844 gene encoding NADH-ubiquinone oxidoreductase 75 kDa subunit, mitochondrial-like, whose product MLRLPTVGRALAGAAKGSLTPSSAVRTAVRAASNMVEVFVDGKPFEVEPGTTVLQACEKAGVQIPRFCYHERLSVAGNCRMCLVEIEKAPKPVAACAMPVMKGWNILTNSEKTRKAREGVMEFLLANHPLDCPICDQGGECDLQDQSMQFGSDRSRFSEGKRAVEDKNIGPLIKTIMTRCIQCTRCVRFASEIAGVEDLGTTGRGNNLQIGTYVEKMFMSEMSGNVIDVCPVGALTSKPYAFTARPWETRKTESIDVLDAVGSNIVVSTRGGEVMRVMPRLNEDVNEEWISDKTRFAYDGLKRQRLTQPMVKNDAGQLTPTSWEDALTRVAGALQSVQGSEVAAIAGGMADAEALISLKDLLNRLNSENLCTEELFPTAGAGTDLRSNYLLNSRIAGIEDCDLLLLIGTNPRYEAPLFNTRIRKSWLHNELRVAMVGHKVDLSYTYDHLGEETSVLKELANGTHPFCQVLSAAKRPVVVVGSSALQREDGAAILSTVSTIAQNARTSSGVEEGWKVLNVLHRVASQVAALDLGYKTGVDAIRKSPPKVLFLLGADAGCITRADLPKDSLIIYQGHHGDVGAPMADIILPGAAYTEKNGTYVNTEGRSQHTRVAVTAPGVAREDWKIIRAVSELAGVTLPYDSLDEVRSRLAEVSPNLVRYDDVEEANYFKQANELAKAVNQNLLTAPLVPPQLSVKDFYMTDSISRASQTMAKCVKAVTEGAAAVDEPSVC is encoded by the exons ATGTTGCGACTGCCGACCGTCGGCCGAGCTCTGGCCGGAGCCGCCAAGGGCAGCCTGACTCCCTCCAGCGCTG TGCGCACTGCAGTGCGTGCCGCCAGCAACATGGTGGAAGTGTTTGTGGATGGGAAACCGTTCGAAGTGGAGCCTGGAACGACTGTGCTGCAG GCCTGTGAGAAGGCAGGAGTCCAGATCCCCAGGTTCTGCTACCATGAGCGCCTCTCAGTGGCAGGAAATTGTCGTATGTGTCTGGTGGAGATTGAGAAAGCTCCAAAG CCTGTGGCAGCCTGTGCCATGCCCGTCATGAAGGGTTGGAACATCCTCACTAACTCAGAGAAGACGCGCAAAGCCAG AGAGGGAGTGATGGAGTTCCTGTTGGCCAACCACCCACTGGACTGCCCCATCTGTGACCAGGGAGGAGAGTGTGACCTGCAG GATCAGTCCATGCAGTTTGGTTCGGACCGCAGTCGTTTCTCAGAAGGCAAGAGAGCGGTGGAGGACAAAAACATCGGGCCGCTCATCAAAACCATCATGACCCGCTGCATCCAGTGCACACGCTGCGTCCG ttttgccAGTGAGATCGCCGGCGTTGAAGACCTGGGAAcgacaggaagaggaaacaacCTGCAGATCGGGACCTACGTAGAGAAGATGTTCATGTCAGAGATGTCAGGCAACGTTATCGACGTCTGTCCTGTGGGAGCGCTCACCTCCAAACCCTACGCTTTCACTGCGCGGCCATGGGAGACCAG GAAAACCGAGTCGATTGATGTGTTGGACGCTGTGGGCAGTAACATTGTTGTGAGCACCAGAGGCGGTGAGGTGATGAGAGTGATGCCCAGGCTGAACGAAGACGTCAACGAAGAATGGATCTCTGACAAGACCAG GTTTGCATATGATGGTCTGAAGAGGCAGAGGTTGACCCAACCAATGGTGAAGAATGATGCAGGTCAGCTGACCCCAACCAGCTGGGAGGACGCTCTTACTCGTGTTGCTGGAGCA cTCCAGAGCGTGCAGGGCAGCGAGGTGGCAGCCATCGCAGGAGGCATGGCCGACGCCGAAGCTTTGATCTCCCTCAAAGACCTCCTCAACAGACTCAACTCAGAAAACCTCTGCACCGAGGAGCTCTTCCCGACGGCAGGGGCCGG CACTGACCTGCGCTCCAACTACCTGCTGAACTCTCGCATCGCGGGCATTGAAGActgtgacctgctgctgctcatagGAACCAACCCGCGCTACGAAGCCCCGCTCTTCAACACCCGAATCCGCAAGAG CTGGCTCCACAATGAGCTGCGTGTCGCCATGGTGGGTCACAAGGTTGATCTGAGCTACACGTACGACCATCTGGGAGAGGAGACGTCGGTGCTGAAGGAGCTGGCGAATGGCACACACCCCTTCTGCCAG GTCCTTTCTGCTGCTAAGCGTCCGGTAGTGGTTGTGGGCAGCAGCGCTCTGCAGAGGGAAGACGGAGCCGCCATTTTGAGCACCGTCTCCACCATCGCTCAGAACGCCAGAACCAGCAGTGGAGTGGAAGAGGGGTGGAAGGTCCTCAACGTCCTGCACAG agtGGCCAGTCAGGTAGCTGCATTGGACCTGGGCTACAAGACCGGCGTGGACGCCATCAGGAAGAGCCCACCCAAAGTCCTGTTCCTGTTGGGAGCTGATGCCGGCTGCATCACCAGAGCCGACCTGCCCAAAGACAGCCTCATCATCTACcagg GTCATCATGGTGACGTAGGAGCACCAATGGCAGACATCATCCTGCCCGGCGCTGCATACACAGAGAAAAACGGCACCTACGTCAACACTGAAGGCAGGAGCCAGCACACCCGGGTGGCCGTCACTGCTCCTGGAGTGGCCAGAGAGGACTGGAAGATCATCAGGGCTGTGTCTGAA CTGGCTGGTGTGACGCTGCCCTACGACTCTCTGGATGAGGTCCGATCCAGATTAGCCGAGGTCTCTCCTAATCTGGTGCGTTATGACGACGTAGAGGAGGCGAACTACTTCAAACAGGCTAACGAGCTCgccaag GCTGTGAACCAGAACCTGTTAACAGCTCCTCTGGTGCCGCCTCAGCTTTCAGTAAAGGACTTCTACATGACAG ACTCTATCAGCAGGGCTTCCCAGACGATGGCCAAATGCGTCAAAGCGGTGACGGAGGGAGCGGCCGCTGTCGACGAGCCGTCAGTGTGCTGA